The Glycine max cultivar Williams 82 chromosome 3, Glycine_max_v4.0, whole genome shotgun sequence sequence TAGATTAAGACTAACTTGCTTTGCATGCATGAATGCTAAGATgaattttatatgaattatgaACTCATACATTCATGTATGGCATAGAAAGGAAACTTGAAAATGATATTAGCATGTCACTTTCAGTGTGGGTCAGCATGTCATAATCAAGCATTCATCAATCCTCATGCTCCATGATGTGTGATAGTGTTCAATATCTATAGCTGCTGGTCCATTGTATTTGTTTTGATACACCCCGACCACGTGATGACATTAGCTTGAGAATGTTTCACGGTCTTTCGCTGTTAAGATAGTAAGATCCTTAACAATGCGTAGCCAAGTGAATGATGAAAACACATAATATACACAAACCGGACGGTTCCGCACCAATGGTTCCTCTGATGTGACATCTTATACAGGAGAAATTTTTTGAcacattttatgaaatttatcgTGCTAGACTTAGTTTAGAACCCAACTCAAATTCGGCGTAACCATATTTTCTGACAATCATTTCTGTTTGAATGAGGATGAGTTTGGGAAATGTTTCAAATTCTAGGATTGGGTAATTATAAGGTAAAAATATAAGTCCTCAAAATTGATCGTACAAGTTGCAAATAATAGTATCCATAAAAATTTCGTGAGGTGGTGTGACTGCATATATTTCCccttctttacttttgtttCATTGCAATGTGGATAGGATtccataaatataatatgattcATGTTCTTCCATACAGGAGTTGGAAAAAAAGGAGGTCCCCCACTTTTATTTCTGTCGGAATAATATTataatctaatcaaaataaaagcataGGCCGAATCAGGGTCCCAGTGCATTCATTACACACACGATTGTCAAGGAAAATGGTAGTAATATCAACCCATGTTCATTAGCAATAGTTTAACCACGTCGAATTGGCATGCCTTGGTCAACCGCATATAAACAAACATACTACACTTAAGCTCCTGAACTGGCTATGgaaaataatcaatttcaaCTATTTTGATTGTGACGGACCTTTGGAGGTTTTGGAGACACCCAAAACACAATTAAATGAGACGATGAACAAAataatgaagagaagaagatcaAAGGCCATTGGTGAAACCTTTGTATATATCTACTGGTCGAATATCAATCAGTTAGTTTATTTCTATGTCTGTGACTGTCTCAAGGGTCTCCATCTACTCTCTGGACCTTTTTTCGTAAGGCACGTGAAGAGAGTTCTATCTTAACCAGTTACACAATATTGTGCATCCCCACATACCACGTGTGTTACATATCATATTTACGAACCAGGTACCTTTTGATTGATTTACTTTGTCTTCCTCCCAGAATTAACCTCCCACTACTTATAAATATCTTTTCTTGTCAACGGCATCTTtgggcttttttatttttgtattttttattttctataattaagaatttttttttaatggataaaTTGATATTACATGTTCGAGCAATTGAAAGTATATTTTACTCATTAAATTTTTCCTTCAGTATTTGGGTGATCTAGAGTGGAAACAGCACTTCGAAAGGAGAAGAACTAATGCAGAGTTTTCTATGGCCAAAActtttcgtaaaaaaaaaaggggatgaaCTTACATTGACTAATACAACTATACAAGAGTGTATCTGTTTATGCATTtactcaatttgattttttttaatattagtgtCGTGTTAGACTGTGATTTAAGCATAGTTAGTTTTAGCTTTGTTCCgttatttaaatttagtctTGTATACAGTTAATTTTCAACTGAGTTTCTATATGCAAAAACTTATTAAATGGGTTCCTATACATACAAATATTTTCAGTTTGGTTCTTGCTGTTAGGACGCTATCTCTAACGATCTTACATTGACCATTAACTCTCTTGTGTGCTTTTACTTAGTGCATTCTTAATTTAATCCATATAAATGACGAATGTGTAAGGGATTtaacaatgtttttttctttaaaaaaaagagaggagtTAACAGTGACATCTGACAATGACTAAACTAAAAACATTTATACGTAtagaaactaaattaataaatttgatgtATAAGGATCAAATTGAAAAATCACGATGCATGTAGTgactaaattatatgtttaaccatttttttcatGTGAAGAAATCTTGTCTTGCTTtcactaattaaattttttgcacCATGAAAAATACGTAGCACTCCAAATGTTACTAGTACTTTATATTTGAAGTACATGAATGATGTGTGTTAAGTCgattaatatttagtaaatttCTAAAGTTTTGAATAATATAACAAGcatttgcaataaaaaaatatataaggatTGATGATTAAGATTATGTTGTGCAAGAAATTTTAAGTAGTTTGGTTCGaaaacttgtttgattatttggtaaataattttttttaatcatttttagtagtttttgatattttttaaaatactacttgAAGTAGCATCTTTAAAATGCacttttagtttctaattttatatatatatatatatatatatatatatatatatatatatatatatatattttatcttcaatatatatatttttatattttttaaataaatgacaattttattttatttttgctattttatactttttaattattttaataattaattttatcgaataaattaattttttaacttttgacttccggttactttttttatttagctTGCATTTAATTTTGTCCAAGATAACTTAAGTGATTATAATTATGATGGTCATGGTTATGCATATTAGTTTCTAACAAATAATTgaataagtaattttatattatatttttacatggccaaagttttatatttatttatttcttgatataatttttcagttttttttatagagtcTTATTTGTATAGTCTTTATCgaagaagaaataaatatttttttcttacaaagtCTTATCAAGTGAAAATCAGAAAATGTCATGTAACCTCTAGAatcctaaaatttaattgtcaGAACTTGATGAAATGCGTGCACCACTCCTCCTTCCCGCGCAAAATATATGGGTTGTTGAACCGTTTGATTTCTGTGTGGGAGTTTACATTAAATGTGGTCATAAATGAGATGTGTAATAGATTCAAAGAATTGGTTGataagggaggaaaaataggGCTGAATTTTTATCCGAAATCTAAAGCGGCACAcggctgaattttttttccgTTTTGTTTTTTCCAATTATACGTGGTTGAAATAGTTTTTAGAAATATGTTATTTGTgagaagtttaaatttttttaattttctttaaaaatatgtttttaattaaaaaatatatatatattagtatctACACTTGGAGCATTgattaaaagactaaaagaaattttttaaaatatataaaattatattactcataatttttatttacgtTATTATATGATCTTCACAATAATTACATTGATTCCttagttataaattaatcactttccttttagtttcttttatgCACATATGCGTATATAAAACTCattataaagaattaaatattttttttactgaaaaatattttttatatggtcTCTTAAAGTGAATTTCGGTGTAAGTTATcctctttgtttctttttatttgtcttttaaaatttttatttagaaatcaagaaatattatatttttttattctaataaaatatttgttggatTTCCTATTTTATCCTATTCTATAATAAATGCATATGTGAGTTAATTAAACATTAAgtgaaaaatatgattttaatttataattgattaattaaggtgattttaaattttgcgaataacaagcaaataaaaatatttattttaaagaaacagAGAACATCGAGAGTTCACATGTAACAAAGAGCGAGGAAGGATGAAAAAGAGGTGTTAAGTAAGACTTTAACAGGTCCGGTGAAGAAAGAATTAgcttgttaataattaaaaaatattgaattatctttacccaaaaaaatgaattattatgtacaccacaaaaaatataaaatccaaAAATGCATAACTATTAATTAGAAACTAaactatgtttttattttttaatttgaaccaaCTTACTAGCTAAATGTATTGTTATCATTTAGCTATAGTTATTCAAATGATTAagagatgaaaattaaaaatatttgtaataaaaacaaaaataattatttaacaattgtttgttgcattaaaaatgtaaaagttaTTTGAAAATACAAACCCTGTGCACTAAAGAAAATCTTAACAAACCGTAAATtataaagagaaatagaaatatttcctattaaaataataactattttttatgtaaactattttttttaaaactcggTTTGAATCAACCATGAATAAAGATAATCTTAATATCGTTACGTTTAAGATACTGGTTCTAAATGGCGACCCTTTCATGAGAGACATTCGATCCAAAAATTAAGGTTTGAAGCCTTCATTATACGAGGTATGATCATTAAAATCTTTGGGGCCCCTAAATCAATTGTTATACAACTAGTTTATGATATTATGGGTATGGTGGTACCTTATTAAAATActgtaattatttattaaaatactgtAATAAgtgtaatataattatatttgaaaatataattaacttgtTACGGACAATAGGTAAAAGTTTGCAGCTGTTATCAGTAACGTGTGTTATTCACTACAAGATGTTACagtcataattttaaaattacgaTCAGCAACCATAATTAGGACCATAGTATGTTTTGGAgatttttacaatttatttattgggACTGTAggtttgtatttatttgcaaTTTCAGAGTTTTTGAAGCTAGCCTTGACAATATCGGCATCATCCCCGATTGGGGAAGTGACTATGAGGCAAATATTGTAATCCTAAAGCAaattaataaaaggaaatattttcttaatatattttatatcaacttcagattaaataatattattttataatttaaatccgATAAGTTTGAAAATGATGATGCAATAaacaaattagttttaattcctTTAATAGTGAAACGCAGAGCTTAGTTGTGAGGATAACAtggtttatttgaaaaaaagagaaaaagaaaaatgtgatgATAGAGTGAGGTGAGGGAAGCAGTCCTTTAAAATCTTCCCCCCACATTAATGCCTCCATTTTAGTTCCTTTTCCTCTTTAATTCATTCATTTCTCTGCAATCCCATGGGCAAGAAAATGAAGCTCCCTTCCCTACTACACAACAaaccctcttcttcttcttggccCTGCCACCAACCGCGAACCCTCTCTTTCCGAACCCAAAACGACGCCGCATTCAAAACCATCAACGCCGCTTACTTGGACACGCTGGAGAGCTCCGAAACTTCCTTCTTCACAGTCTCCCCTGACTCCGGAAGCTTCTCAACTGCCTCAGAACAAGATTCTAGAAGACCCCACTCACTAGACTCCGTCATTCGCGGCTTGCGTTCCGACCGCTTATTCTTCGAGCCAGACGAGACAAGCTCCATATTAGAGGccaaaccaccaccaccaccaccaccaccaccatcaccaccaccaccaccaacaacaacaacaacgttgCCGTTCAAAGACAGCGTTGTCATGTCCGTGGACTCTCAGGACCCTTACGTCGATTTCCGCAGGTCCATGGAGGAGATGGTGGAGGCGCAGTGCGTCAAGGACTGGGAGGGTCTCCAAGAGCTTCTGTGTTGGTATTTGAAAGTCAATGGAAAAACCAACCATGGCTATATTGTTGGCGCTTTCGTCGATTTATTGgtcgcttcttcttcttcttcttcctcttcctctttctcggtttcttcttcttctaataataataacaactccCAAATAGTATCTCCTTCTTCCCCTTTATCTTTTTAtagctcttctctctcttcctcttgcAGCACTCGCTGTGTTTCTTGTTTGGAAGCTGAGGTCGTCGAGGTTCATAATGATATAGCCACTAGTACTCCTACTTCTTCTTTCTTGTTACAACAAGTTAGGGAAGACCagccatcatcttcttcttcttcctatttgaattaaatattacttttttttttatttgaacctaAGGGAAAtcagttatttttaattgtaatatttgttCTGTATTATATACTTAGTAGTTTATAATTAGTAGTTGCATTTTTGTTTCATATATGGCGCGCGAGCTTCCATGGCTCTGTTAATGGAGGAAATTAATACTGCAACCGtacgtgagagagagagagagagagagagattgtcaatttttgtttcctttatccCATGGGAAGCCAACAAGGAGTAAAAATTTCTATATTTGTCTTGAATTAGATTATGCTTACAAGATTTGTAAAGTCATTATCTCTTGTCAATCTATGTATATGTGGCTAAATGACATCAAATCCGATCTATATATTGCTTTCGTTGAGATAAGACATAGACACTCTCTTTCTCAATCTGAACATACTTTCTTCTGGCAAATATAACGTTGtttatagtaattaattaatgtatgtACAGTGGTAAAAAAAACGAGGTAAGTTGGTTAGGTTTGGTTTGCTTCAACGGCATTCTACAAATTTATGACACACTGTTCCATGCGGGTTTCAAACCAAGCCTCCTCAGCTGAATATGATTAGAAAATGttacaaaatattatcaatatactctcatcttaatttttaatttaaactttttatttattatttttgaatcaATATAAAACTCTCCTCATCACTTAGCAGGAACAGTAattaaatttggcaaaagtaatGCAGAGTAGAAACAAATTTCAGACaccaaaaaatacatatttactaATCGAGTCATcgaatttaaaatttgtttgcattgaaaatgattgattccttttaaatttgtttgcattaaaaaatgaacttacatttattaaatattttaattatgataaacgTTTTCAATAGAAAATCATCTTATTTCATCAGACAATATTTCAATAACATtggttaatatttattaaaaaaaaaagtacgtaTAAATCAATGTATCTAACATGACTGAATGAACTGTTATGCAATGCATCCCATATATACACGTGTAGTGAAATATCCACCATAGGATCCATTGCACTTGGGGTTCATCAGACCTGACATGGTGAAGGGAGATCAGACCCGTTAGTTTTTGAATTAGGCAGTCATTATCAAATGATGGGTACAAAGCCAGCGCAGAATTTTGGCGTGGTCCTGCTGAACTCATATCTGTGTGCCTGCACCAAGCTGCATTATCATGGTGTTTGGCCAGAGAAAACTGAGAACATCACTTGTATTGTATGTATACT is a genomic window containing:
- the LOC100803791 gene encoding transcription repressor OFP13, which encodes MGKKMKLPSLLHNKPSSSSWPCHQPRTLSFRTQNDAAFKTINAAYLDTLESSETSFFTVSPDSGSFSTASEQDSRRPHSLDSVIRGLRSDRLFFEPDETSSILEAKPPPPPPPPPSPPPPPTTTTTLPFKDSVVMSVDSQDPYVDFRRSMEEMVEAQCVKDWEGLQELLCWYLKVNGKTNHGYIVGAFVDLLVASSSSSSSSSFSVSSSSNNNNNSQIVSPSSPLSFYSSSLSSSCSTRCVSCLEAEVVEVHNDIATSTPTSSFLLQQVREDQPSSSSSSYLN